One window from the genome of Streptomyces sp. NBC_00708 encodes:
- a CDS encoding MFS transporter, producing the protein MPQLNKLRTALPGGLGGNTAPLSSARPRTALTVFFALDGFLFAGWVVRIPAIKQQTGASASTLGLALLGVSAGAVITMMLTGRLCHRFGSHAVTVVCGVLLSLSIALPAQTHSALSLGLVLLVFGAAYGGMNVAMNSAAVDLVSALRRPVMPSFHAAFSLGGMIGAGLGGLVAGGLSPALHLFFLTGIGLVVTAAAGPVLLRHPAPKAPEAVDAAAPSGRPAQRLSGRARKVVLLFGVIALCTAYGEGALADWGALHLEQDLHARPGVAAAGYSLFALAMTAGRLSGTILLERLGQTRTLVAGGLTAAAGMLLGSLAPTAWLALLGFAVTGLGLANIFPVAVGRAGELAGPGGVAAASTLGYGGMLLGPPAIGFLADWFSLPVALTTVAVLAGAAAALGYGARKAAHS; encoded by the coding sequence GTGCCGCAACTAAACAAACTGCGGACGGCACTCCCGGGGGGACTTGGCGGCAACACCGCCCCGCTCTCGTCGGCCCGTCCCCGTACCGCGCTGACCGTGTTCTTCGCCCTCGACGGTTTCCTCTTCGCCGGCTGGGTGGTCCGTATCCCGGCCATCAAGCAGCAGACCGGCGCCTCGGCCTCCACCCTCGGCCTCGCTCTCCTCGGCGTATCCGCCGGTGCCGTGATCACCATGATGCTCACCGGCCGGCTCTGCCACCGGTTCGGCAGCCACGCGGTGACCGTGGTCTGCGGCGTTCTGCTGTCCCTCAGCATCGCGTTGCCCGCCCAGACGCACTCGGCCCTCTCGCTGGGTCTCGTGCTGCTGGTCTTCGGTGCCGCGTACGGCGGGATGAACGTGGCGATGAACAGCGCGGCGGTGGATCTGGTCTCCGCCCTGCGCCGCCCGGTGATGCCCAGCTTCCACGCCGCGTTCAGCCTCGGCGGGATGATCGGTGCCGGGCTCGGCGGGCTTGTCGCCGGCGGCCTCTCGCCCGCCCTGCACCTCTTCTTCCTGACCGGAATCGGTCTGGTCGTCACCGCTGCCGCGGGACCGGTCCTGCTGCGGCACCCGGCCCCGAAGGCTCCGGAGGCGGTGGACGCCGCCGCACCCTCCGGCCGGCCCGCCCAGCGCCTGTCCGGGCGGGCGCGCAAGGTGGTGCTGCTGTTCGGCGTGATCGCGCTCTGCACCGCGTACGGTGAAGGAGCCCTGGCCGACTGGGGCGCCCTGCACCTGGAGCAGGACCTGCACGCCCGCCCCGGGGTGGCCGCCGCCGGCTACTCGCTGTTCGCGCTGGCCATGACCGCGGGCCGGCTCAGCGGCACGATCCTCCTCGAACGGCTCGGGCAGACCCGCACGCTGGTGGCGGGCGGCCTCACGGCGGCCGCCGGGATGCTCCTGGGGTCACTGGCCCCGACGGCCTGGCTCGCGCTGCTCGGGTTCGCCGTCACCGGGCTCGGGCTCGCCAACATCTTCCCGGTGGCGGTCGGCCGGGCCGGCGAGCTGGCGGGCCCCGGCGGGGTCGCCGCGGCCTCGACGCTGGGCTACGGCGGCATGCTGCTCGGGCCGCCCGCGATCGGCTTCCTGGCCGACTGGTTCTCACTGCCGGTCGCCCTGACCACCGTGGCGGTGCTGGCCGGTGCGGCGGCGGCCCTCGGGTACGGCGCCCGCAAGGCTGCGCACAGCTGA